In Apium graveolens cultivar Ventura chromosome 10, ASM990537v1, whole genome shotgun sequence, the following are encoded in one genomic region:
- the LOC141693527 gene encoding putative beta-D-xylosidase 2 codes for MRLTGSTTLPIFLCSLILILVNVSGRAPFACDQRDVKIRHLPFCRSSLKVSDRVNDLIGRLTLKEKIGLLVDNAGAVPRLGIKGYAWWSEALHGVSNVGPGTKFGGDFPAATSFPQVITTAASFNSTLWEEIGRVVSDEARAMYNGGMGGLTYWSPNVNILRDPRWGRGQETPGEDPVVAGKYAASYVRGLQGNDAGDRLKVAACCKHYTAYDLDNWSGVDRFHFNAKVSKQEMADTFDVPFRSCVLEGKVASVMCSYNQVNGIPACADPKLLKDTIRGDWRLNGYIVSDCDSVGVFYDSQHYTSTPEEAAADAIKAGLDLDCGPFLGVHTEGAIAKGILKEAEINGALFNTLGVQMRLGMFDGEPSAHPFGHLGPRDVCTPAHQELAVEAARQGIVLLKNRGPSLPLSPRRHRTVAVIGPNSDVTVTMIGNYAGIACGYTSPLQGIGRYTRTIHQHGCKDVACANDKHFNGAIDAARNADATVLVMGLDQSIEAEFRDRTGLLLPGHQQELVSKVAAASKGPTILVLMSGGPVDISFAKNDPQIGGILWVGYPGQAGGTAIADILFGSHNPGGKLPMTWYPQDYLSKVPMTTMDMRSSRSKKYPGRTYRFYNGPVVYPFGHGLSYSDFVHTIASAPTILSVPLHGRHHASANTTLSGKSIRITHAKCNKLSITVHVDIKNVGSRDGSHTLLVFSRPPAGHWGPHKQLVAFAKVHVAARTQQRVPIKIHVCKYLSIVDRSGIRRIPMGDHSLHIGGTIHSVSLEAETLGVIKS; via the exons ATGAGACTCACTGGAAGTACTACTCTTCCAATATTTCTCTGCAGTCTCATTCTCATTCTCGTTAATGTTTCTGGTCGTGCGCCGTTTGCATGCGACCAGAGAGATGTGAAGATAAGGCATTTGCCGTTTTGTCGAAGTTCGTTGAAAGTGTCGGATAGAGTGAATGATTTGATCGGAAGGTTGACATTGAAGGAGAAAATAGGATTGCTGGTTGACAATGCAGGGGCTGTGCCACGGTTGGGTATAAAAGGTTATGCATGGTGGTCGGAAGCGTTACATGGAGTGTCGAATGTCGGACCCGGGACTAAATTTGGTGGTGATTTTCCGGCTGCTACTAGCTTTCCTCAAGTTATTACTACTGCCGCTTCTTTTAACTCAACTCTGTGGGAGGAGATCGGACGG GTGGTGTCAGATGAGGCAAGAGCAATGTATAACGGAGGCATGGGAGGACTGACTTACTGGAGTCCAAATGTGAATATTTTGAGGGACCCAAGGTGGGGGCGGGGACAGGAGACTCCCGGTGAAGATCCTGTCGTAGCCGGTAAATACGCCGCCAGTTATGTTAGAGGTTTACAGGGGAATGATGCCGGTGACCGGCTGAAAGTGGCTGCTTGTTGTAAGCATTACACTGCTTATGATCTTGATAACTGGAGTGGTGTTGATCGCTTTCATTTCAATGCCAAG GTTAGCAAGCAAGAAATGGCTGATACATTTGACGTGCCGTTTAGGTCGTGCGTGCTTGAAGGCAAAGTTGCGAGTGTAATGTGCTCATACAATCAGGTCAATGGCATTCCTGCCTGTGCTGATCCTAAGCTCCTCAAGGACACCATTCGTGGCGATTGGCGCCTCAATGGCTACATTGTCTCTGATTGCGATTCTGTTGGAGTTTTCTACGATAGTCAGCATTATACGTCCACGCCTGAAGAAGCTGCAGCTGATGCTATCAAAGCTG GTTTGGATTTGGATTGTGGACCTTTTCTTGGGGTGCACACAGAAGGTGCCATAGCTAAAGGGATTCTGAAAGAAGCAGAGATTAATGGGGCCTTGTTTAATACACTTGGTGTCCAGATGAGACTGGGCATGTTTGATGGAGAACCGTCAGCACATCCATTTGGTCATCTAGGCCCAAGAGATGTTTGCACACCAGCCCATCAGGAGCTTGCAGTTGAAGCTGCTAGACAAGGCATTGTTCTTCTCAAAAATCGAGGTCCATCATTGCCACTCTCGCCTCGTCGTCACCGTACAGTTGCTGTTATTGGCCCAAATTCGGACGTTACGGTTACTATGATTGGAAACTATGCTG GTATTGCATGTGGCTACACATCTCCTTTACAAGGAATTGGGAGATACACGAGGACAATTCACCAACATGGTTGTAAGGATGTGGCTTGCGCAAATGATAAACACTTTAATGGAGCCATTGATGCTGCCCGTAATGCGGATGCGACTGTACTAGTCATGGGCCTGGATCAGTCTATTGAAGCAGAGTTCAGAGACAGGACCGGACTCCTCCTACCTGGACACCAGCAAGAGTTAGTATCCAAGGTAGCTGCAgcatccaagggtccaacaattttGGTACTAATGTCTGGTGGGCCTGTTGATATATCGTTTGCGAAAAACGACCCACAAATTGGTGGCATTCTTTGGGTTGGTTATCCTGGTCAAGCTGGAGGAACTGCCATTGCTGATATCTTGTTTGGTAGTCATAATCCAG GAGGGAAGCTACCAATGACATGGTATCCACAAGATTATCTTTCCAAGGTGCCAATGACAACAATGGACATGAGATCAAGCCGATCAAAAAAATATCCAGGTCGAACATACAGGTTTTACAACGGGCCAGTTGTATATCCATTCGGCCATGGACTAAGCTACTCAGATTTCGTTCATACCATTGCCAGTGCTCCAACTATACTTTCAGTTCCACTTCACGGTCGCCATCATGCCTCTGCCAACACAACACTATCCGGAAAATCAATAAGAATTACACATGCCAAGTGTAATAAACTCTCCATTACTGTACATGTCGACATTAAAAATGTGGGCTCTAGAGACGGATCTCACACGCTGCTAGTTTTTTCAAGGCCACCAGCCGGACACTGGGGACCTCATAAACAACTAGTGGCCTTCGCAAAGGTACACGTGGCAGCTCGGACGCAACAACGTGTACCGATAAAAATTCATGTGTGTAAATACCTAAGCATTGTGGATAGATCGGGAATTCGAAGGATTCCAATGGGTGATCACAGTCTTCATATTGGGGGCACCATACATTCTGTCTCACTTGAAGCAGAAACTCTTGGAGTGATCAAGTCTTGA